Proteins found in one Quercus robur chromosome 2, dhQueRobu3.1, whole genome shotgun sequence genomic segment:
- the LOC126712696 gene encoding protein ACTIVITY OF BC1 COMPLEX KINASE 3, chloroplastic: protein MSLVVAVGAGVGIGAGQPFFHRGRGRGRSRRVRLFKTRAALVESRPRIVPAAVTVRDDNNNNNSNSDNSQLIYRKGLDRAKDIQAEARAMARAANATVYSPQLLALKYNTRPIKVLRRTLQILIAMGSFGLKLAIDQRNGVLNQNKRLRATELRRIFTRLGPTFVKLGQGLSTRPDICPPEYLEELSELQDALPTFPDEEAFACIERELELSLDSIYSSISPQPIAAASLGQVYKAQLKYSGQIVAVKVQRPGIEEAIGLDFYLIRGLGFLVNKYVDIISSDVVALIDEFASRVYQELNYVQEGQNARRFKKLYADKEEVLVPDIFWDYTSGKVLTMDWVDGVKLNEQAAIEKQGLKVLDLVNTGIQCSLRQLLEYGYFHADPHPGNLLATPDGKLAFLDFGMMSETPEVARSAIIGHVVHMVNRDYEAMARDYYALDFLSRDVDVSPIVPALRNFFDDALNSTVSELNFKTIVDGLGAVLYQYPFNVPAYYALILRSLTVLEGLALYADPNFKVLAASYPYFAKRLLTDPNPYLRDALIELLFKDGKFRWNRLENLLVQGRKDRDFSAKDALQPVLKLLLGPDGEELRKLVIKEAVRVNEAFVLGTAIDTYNSIPDLMRTLMFNGNATGPLMMSDTERESMIGLRDQVLRIWVLLQSSENFDPAILQPILQVLQQPEARSLGGRVIGGITQRLAARLLQQVLRVPTTASATTL from the exons ATGAGTCTCGTCGTTGCCGTTGGAGCTGGAGTTGGAATTGGAGCTGGTCAACCGTTTTTTCATAGAGGCAGAGGCAGAGGCAGAAGCAGAAGAGTTAGGTTATTTAAGACTAGAGCAGCTCTGGTTGAATCGAGACCAAGAATTGTGCCTGCTGCTGTTACTGTGAGagatgacaacaacaacaacaacagcaacagcgATAACTCACAGCTTATCTATAGAAAAGGCCTGGATCGAGCCAAAGATATTCAGGCCGAGGCTAGAGCCATGGCTCGTGCCGCCAATGCCACCGTCTATAGCCCCCAACTTCTTGCCCTCAAATACAACACTCGCCCAATCAAG GTATTGCGGAGGACTCTGCAAATTTTGATTGCGATGGGTTCGTTTGGGTTAAAGCTAGCGATAGACCAAAGGAATGGTGTGCtgaatcaaaataaaagattgaGGGCCACTGAGCTGAGACGAATTTTCACTCGATTGGGTCCTACTTTTGTGAAACTGGGTCAGGGCTTGTCCACTAGGCCTGATATATGTCCACCTGAGTATCTCGAGGAGCTCTCTGAACTTCAA GATGCTTTACCGACATTCCCAGACGAAGAGGCATTTGCATGCATTGAGAGGGAGTTGGAACTATCACTTGACTCCATTTACTCATCCATATCTCCACAACCAATTGCAGCGGCAAGTTTAGGTCAAGTTTATAAAGCTCAACTGAAGTATTCTGGACAGATTGTTGCTGTAAAGGTGCAACGCCCGGGTATTGAAGAAGCTATAGGACTTGACTTCTACCTGATAAGAGGTCTAGGATTTCTAGTAAATAAATATGTTGACATAATTTCCAGTGATGTCGTTGCACTTATTGATGAATTTGCGAGCAGAGTTTATCAAGAGCTCAACTATGTGCAG GAGGGTCAGAATGCAAGGCGGTTTAAGAAATTGTATGCTGACAAGGAAGAAGTCCTTGTCCCAGATATTTTCTGGGATTATACCAGTGGCAAAGTATTGACAATGGATTGGGTTGATGGAGTCAAATTAAATGAGCAAGCTGCCATTGAGAAACAAGGATTGAAGGTTTTAGATCTGGTGAACACAGGTATACAATGCAGCCTCAGACAGCTACTCGAGTACGGATATTTTCATGCAGATCCTCATCCTGGTAATCTCTTGGCAACACCGGATGGAAAGCTTGCCTTTCTGGACTTTGGAATGATGAGTGAGACACCAGAAGTAGCAAGATCTGCTATTATTGGTCATGTTGTTCACATGGTGAATCGAGATTATGAAGCTATGGCTCGTGATTACTATGCTCTTGATTTCTTGTCACGTGATGTAGATGTTTCTCCAATTGTACCAGCACTTCGAAACTTCTTTGATGATGCACTTAATTCAACTGTGAGTGAACTAAACTTCAAAACGATAGTGGATGGTCTGGGTGCTGTTTTATATCAATATCCATTTAATG TCCCAGCATATTATGCATTGATATTGAGGTCACTCACCGTACTGGAAGGTTTAGCACTATATGCTGATCCTAATTTCAAGGTGCTGGCAGCATCATATCCATACTTTGCTAAAAGGCTTTTAACAGATCCAAACCCATATCTCAGAGATGCTCTTATTGAGCTGCTTTTTAAGGACGGGAAGTTTAG GTGGAATAGACTTGAAAATCTACTGGTACAGGGAAGAAAAGATAGAGATTTTTCTGCAAAAGATGCTTTACAACCAGTGTTGAAGCTATTGTTGGGTCCAGATGGTGAAGAGCTAAGGAAACTAGTAATTAAAGAAGCAGTCCGTGTGAATGAAGCTTTTGTTTTAGGCACAGCTATTGATACCTACAATTCTATCCCTGATCTTATGAGGACCCTAATGTTTAATGGTAATGCAACTGGACCTCTTATGATGAGTGACACTGAACGGGAAAGCATGATAGGGCTTCGAGATCAAGTGTTAAGGATATGGGTTCTTTTGCAATCTTCTGAAAATTTTGATCCAGCAATTTTACAGCCTATTTTACAG GTGCTTCAGCAACCTGAGGCACGCAGTCTAGGGGGTCGTGTTATTGGTGGCATCACTCAACGTCTTGCTGCACGCTTACTGCAACAAGTACTCCGGGTTCCGACAACTGCTTCTGCTACAACCTTGTGA